The Firmicutes bacterium CAG:345 genome window below encodes:
- a CDS encoding putative uncharacterized protein (product inferred by homology to UniProt): MFGFGKKKKAKEEEARKLAEQQAAEAKAVEEKKKAEEEALKKAEEEKKAKEEAEKVEVKEETEETVASAEDNEELNEDSEEAKKEAARVYHIARREAENERGYIWIVRFGGSDKVIKSFATQAEAIAFTKELAKKYDRRYVIHKASGGFRKMKY, encoded by the coding sequence ATGTTTGGATTTGGTAAAAAAAAGAAAGCTAAGGAAGAGGAAGCAAGAAAATTAGCTGAACAACAAGCTGCTGAAGCTAAAGCTGTCGAAGAAAAAAAGAAAGCTGAAGAAGAAGCTTTGAAAAAAGCTGAAGAAGAGAAGAAGGCTAAAGAAGAAGCTGAAAAAGTTGAAGTAAAAGAAGAAACTGAAGAAACAGTTGCTTCTGCTGAAGATAATGAAGAATTAAACGAAGATTCTGAAGAAGCAAAAAAAGAAGCTGCAAGAGTTTATCATATTGCAAGAAGAGAAGCTGAAAATGAAAGAGGATATATTTGGATTGTTCGCTTCGGTGGTTCTGATAAAGTAATTAAATCTTTTGCTACACAAGCTGAGGCAATTGCTTTCACAAAAGAATTGGCTAAAAAATATGATCGCCGTTACGTAATTCATAAAGCTTCTGGCGGTTTCCGAAAAATGAAATATTAA